In Rhodopirellula islandica, the sequence CACTTTGCCAGCACATTCCGCCAACCCGGTGCAGGCGAGTGGGGCCAATACGACTACTCACGCAGCGGCAACCCAACTCGAACGGGCCTGCAAACCACACTTGCGTCGCTCGAAAACGCCTGCGGGACACTGGCGTTTTCATCCGGCATGGCTGCCATCCACGCGGTCACCATGCTGTTGGAATCCGGCGACCACGTCGTCGCGGGAACGGACATCTATGGCGGTGCCTACCGGTTGCTGCACCAAATTTGCAATCGCAGCGGCATCGAAGTCTGCCTGGTGGATGTCACCGATTTGAGTGCGATTGAAAACGCCATCACCAATCGGACCAAACTGATTTGGACCGAATCGATCGGAAATCCTCGGATGACGATCTCCGACTTGCCGGCGATCGCTCGGCTGGCCAAATCCAAGGGAATCCTCTCCGGCGTCGACAACACGTTCGGCACCCCGGCGCTGTTGCGCCCTTTGGATTTCGGCATCGACATCGTGATGCACTCCGCGACGAAGTACCTCGGCGGCCACAGCGACTGCCTCGGTGGAACGCTGGCCGTCTCCGATTCTGAACTTCACGACCAACTCTATTTCATTCAGAACGCGACCGGTGCGGTGCTCGATCCAATGAGCAGCTTTCTGATCTCGCGTGGCTTGAAAACATTGGACTTGCGAATTCGCGAGCAGTCGCGAACGGCACTCCGATTGGCAAAGTGGCTGGAAGCTCACCCGCTGGTCCGATCAGTGCTGTATCCCGGCCTGACTTCGCATGACCAGCACAATTTGGCCAGCCAATTGTTCGGGCAGCAGCAACCCGACGAGGAAGAAACTCACTTCGGTGCGATGATCACGTTCGAACTGAACGCATCGCTGAAACAGGTTTCCAAGGTCTGCCAGTCGACCGAATTGTTTCACCTCGCGGTCAGTCTGGGCGCAGTGGAATCCTTGATCGAGCAACCCGCCACAATGTCCCATGCGTCTTACGCTCCTGAAGCACGTGCTGCACATGGAATCACGGATTCGCTGATCCGCCTCTCCGTCGGTCTGGAATCGCCCCGCGATTTGGAAACGGACCTGGAACGGGCGTTCGCCGCGATTTCCTAACCCCCTCCATGGCCGGAGGCGACCTGCCAAGGACCGGATCGACTCGTCCGGAGAAGGAGACGCCAAGCGGGGAAGAGTTCGCTTTGCTCAGCGACTTTCGGCTCCCGTTGCATTAGGATAGGGGGACGATTTCGCCTCCGCTTGCCGCCTTCCTGCCCCAGCCCACCATGCGTTTCCCCGATCTGTTCACCGCGCGTGATGCGTCGCGTGCCGCCGCGTTGCAGTGGATCGCGAGACAGGCTGTCGAGGGACTGACCGCGGGTCGCCACCGATCTCCGCACAAAGGGTCCAGCGTCGAGTTCAAAGAGCACCGCCCCTACGTTCCCGGCGATGAACTGCGGAACATCGATTGGCGTGCGTTCGGCAAAAGCGATCGTCTCTACATTCGCGAATTCGAAGAAGAGACCAATCTACGGTGCACGCTGCTGGTCGACCGCAGCGGCAGCATGCAATACGCCGGCAGCCGAGCGTTGCAACTGACAGACTCCCGGGCCTCCCTGGGCAATCGCAAGCAAGATTATGCGACCGCGATCGCCGCGGCGATCGCTTACATGATGCTCTCCAGCCAAGATGCGGTTGGATTGATGACGTTTGACGACAAGATCAGTGACTCGCTGCCACCGCGAACCATGCCGTCGCACCTCCAAGCCTTGCTTGCGATCTTGGCCAGTGATTCTGGTGGCGGTGAAACGGACTTGGGCACCGTCATCCGCCAAGCGATGCTGAAACTGCCACGACGTTCGCTGGTGGTTCTGATCTCCGATGGCCTTGGTGATCCTGAATCACTCGGCAAATCACTCGCGTCCTTGCGAGCTCAACGACAAGAGGTCGTGTTTCTACAAATCCTCGATCCGGATGAAGTCGACTTCCCCTTCCATGACCGAATCGAATTTCGCGATTTAGAGAACGGCGATCATCGTGAGATCATCGATTCGCGACAGATTCGTTCACGCTACATTGAGTCCCTGAATCGTCACAACGCGACGATCGAAGCAGCCTGCCGTCGCAACCGTGTCGACCATGCCATGATCACCACCGATGTTCCCGTCGTCGACGCGCTCGCGAGGTTCGTGACGCTGCGGCGTGGTGGTGGCATCAGCGGTTCACTGACCTTCCCCGGTTCCGTCTTGGCAAGCTCCCAACCGAATGCCTCGGCGGAGGGCGATTCTTCGAGATGAATTTCCTCAACCTCGGACTCCTCGCCGGCGCACTCGCATTTGTCGTTCCCCTGGCAATCCACTTGTTGTTCCGCAGTCGCTATCGATCGATGGATTGGGGAGCGATGTTCTTGCTTCAGGACGTCGTTGCGAAAAACCGCCGACGCATGCAGTGGCATCAATGGATCCTGCTGGCACTTCGATGTGCGATTCCGATTTTGCTGGCGCTCGCGATGGCTCGTCCATTGCTCTCGTCGGCTCGCGCCTTGCCTGGGTCCGAACCGCTGACGCTGATCCTGTGTGTCGACGACAGTCGCTCCATGCAGGCTGCCGGACGTCACGATCGCGTTCGAAAAGCAGCCACCGGACTGATTGAAAATCTATCACGCGGTGACGAGGTGATTGTGATTCGGGCCAGTCAGCTCACGGCGGCGTTCCAGCGATCCGCCCCTCGCGATGCTTTGGTCGGCTTGTCCGAACTTCCATTCGACGGTCCTCCATCGGACTACGTCCAAGCGTTGGACACTTGCCTGGACGCATGCAAGGAGGCCTCGCATCCGAATCGTCGAATTGTGCTTTGCGGCGACTTTCAATCCAACTGTTTGGCTGCTGGGAATCAATGGATCGATGCGGTCGAAGACGCTCGCGTTCAACTGGATCGCATGACACCGCCACCGCGAGTCGACTTCCTCAACGTTGCTCAAGCCGACGCCATGCTCGACAACTTGGTGGTGGAATCACTCGACGCCAATGCCCCAGCGGTTTTGAAAGATCGATTGGTCAACTTCACCGCAAAGATCCGGAATGATTCAGATCGCTCCGTCAGTCGATTGACCGGACGATGGTTCTACGACGGGCAGACCGTGCAAACCGCAACCCTCGACATCGCTCCTCGCAGTTCATCCACTCTCTCGTTCACGCACACCCCGGAAACAGGTGGCGACCATTCGCTGGCATTCGCCGTCGAACACACGGACGCAATCGCGGCGGACAATCGTCGCAGACTTGCCATCCACGTCCTGCCCCAAATCCGGGTGTGGTTGGTCGATGGAAATCCATCCAACGAACCGTTGCAAAGCGAAACGGACTTCTTGCGTTTGGCACTCAGTCCCTTTGCCTTCGCGAGCGTCAATGAGAGTGCACGAGCAGACCAGAATGCTCGTTCGGATTTGGTTAGCAGCCGAGTCTTTTCGGGTTCGCGATGGTCCCCTGAACTGGCAACCCAAATGGACACCGCCGAACGTCCCGACGTCATCATCTTTGCCAACGTCAAACAGATCGACTCGCGAGATGACTCTGACAACAAGTTGCTCGAACAGTTTCTTGCTCACAATGGAAAGCTCGTCTTCTTCGACGGCGATCAAGTGGCCGCAGACCAGTGGAACAACGTCCCATGGTTGCCAGCCAAACTGGATCGACTCATCACCGCTTCGGACGTCGAAGCCGTCTTGGAGAGCGAGAACTCCGTCACGACGGAAGAACAAGACCGCCTTGGATTCACCATCCAACCGCCGCGTGGCAGACAGAGTGTTTGGGGATCACTGCAAGAGGCCGGCGATGGCATCTGGGAAGAAGTTCGAGTTGGACGGTATCGTCGGTTGCTGATCGAGGATTCTGCCACGGAGTCCACCCAGGTCTTGTTGCGAACATCGGATCAAGCCGTTTTAGCAGTTCGTCGATCCAACGTGATTCAGTTTGCCATTGGCTGCGATACAGAATGGTCCACGCTGCCACTGCGTGCGGTTTACTTGCCGATGATGCAGCAGCTGATACTGGACTTGGTAGGCAGCCAAGAATCCATGAACGTGGTGGCAGGCCAACCGATGCTGGTTCCAGGCCCGACAGCCTCTTGGACGGTGACGTCGCCGGATGGTTCCAGTTCCGAACTCCAATTTCCTCTCGATCCAGCTCCTGAAAACGACGCTCCGAACATCTCATCGGGCGTTTTCAGCGACACCCAAATCGCTGGCATCTATCGTTTTCGGCCGAAGGCCCCAACCACAGAGTCCAGCGATGGCCCCGCCACGACTCTTCTTCGCGTCGCAGAAATCCCCGCCTTTGAATCGGATCTCCGAACGTTGGAACCCAGCCAAATCGAAACCTTCGCGGACCGTCTGCAAGCACGTTTGTTTGACACACCAGAAGACGTGGTGGAGGCGACCGCAACCGATCGATTTGGCCAAGAAATCTGGCGACCGCTGATGTTCTTGGTGCTGCTTGTCCTGATCGCGGAACTCCTCTGGCAACAATTTGCCGGGCGTCCCAAATCGGCCGCCACCGCTTGGAACGCTCCCGCCGCTTCCGCAGGGAGTCATCGATGATGACTGATTGTCCTCGATCGAACCTTGCCAGTTTGCGGTTTTCGTGGGATCTCCCGACTTGGGCAATCCTTGCCATCGCGATCCTCACCGGACTGGCTGCGGCATGGTTGTACCTGAAAGAAACCAGGCAACTGGCAGGCACTGCCGCCTGGGTGCTTCCTGCCCTGCGTTCGACCGCGATCATCCTCACCATTCTGCTCTTGGCTGGCCCGATTTGGCACCACCGCCAAGTCATCGGCCAGCCCGCCAGACTCATTTTCGCGGTTGACCAGTCGTTGAGCATGAGTGAACGAGACTCATCGGACCGTGAGTCCCCTGATCGCTTGCGCCGTTCTGTTGAAATGCTGTTCGGCAAAAATGAAAGCGAGGGTTGGATTCAAACGCTGCAATCGACTCACTTGATCGACGTGATGAGTTTTGACGCCACCGCTCAACCACGATGGAAGTCTTACGATCTCGACTCTGAGAGCGAACGCGAATCGACCGAAATCATCCTGGGTGAAGCCAACGGATCCACCACGAATTTGGCAGCTGCGTTGCGCCCCATGCTGCCGCGGTCAGGCAACAGGGATCCGGCCCAATCCTTCGTCCAGCCCGATGAACCGGCTGGCACCGCGGCCTCCCCACTGGCAGTGGTGCTGATGACCGACGGACGCGACTCCGCCGGCGTGGACGATGCCTCCGATTTGGCTTGGCAACTTTCGCAGTCGGGGTGGCAAGTTCACACGGTTGGTCTGGGCAGCGTCGACGAACCGACCGACATCGGCATCACCAACGTCCTGCATCCCGAGCGAATTGCTGCGGATGGTCGCCTGACGGGAACCATTGTGGCCAAGCACTATGGGGTAACCAACGACACGCTTCAAATCGAACTTCGATCGGGTGAGACGCTGGTTTGGTCCGACAGTTTTGTGGCCACCCAGGACGGACAAACCGAAATCGACTTTGACCTTCCCGTGGAGCCACTCACGAACCGTCTCGCCAACCAAGAAGCCCGAGGCGTGGACCGCGATAGCCTTGTCTTGCCCTTCACCGCATCCATTCGCAGGGCCGATCCCACCGTCCCAACCACCTTGGGCCAACCCGAAAACGATTCCTGGGATTTTCGAATTGCAGCGGCCAGTCGTGACCGTCGGCTATTGATCCTCGACGGCTCATCGCGGTGGGAAACACGTTATCTGCGGAACCTGTTCGCTCGGGATCCCGCTTGGCAAGTGAACACGGTTCTGTTCGGCCCGGGCACGGACTCCCCCCAAATTTCACGGGGGGACAACGACGGAGAGGTGCCGGCCACAACCGAAGACTGGAACCGATTCGACGCAA encodes:
- a CDS encoding en/Spm transposon protein — protein: MMTDCPRSNLASLRFSWDLPTWAILAIAILTGLAAAWLYLKETRQLAGTAAWVLPALRSTAIILTILLLAGPIWHHRQVIGQPARLIFAVDQSLSMSERDSSDRESPDRLRRSVEMLFGKNESEGWIQTLQSTHLIDVMSFDATAQPRWKSYDLDSESERESTEIILGEANGSTTNLAAALRPMLPRSGNRDPAQSFVQPDEPAGTAASPLAVVLMTDGRDSAGVDDASDLAWQLSQSGWQVHTVGLGSVDEPTDIGITNVLHPERIAADGRLTGTIVAKHYGVTNDTLQIELRSGETLVWSDSFVATQDGQTEIDFDLPVEPLTNRLANQEARGVDRDSLVLPFTASIRRADPTVPTTLGQPENDSWDFRIAAASRDRRLLILDGSSRWETRYLRNLFARDPAWQVNTVLFGPGTDSPQISRGDNDGEVPATTEDWNRFDAIVLGEVPPEQWTEADSVGLREFVRRGGGLIMLNGRYNRLSRIESLNDLLPVEFVDPAGSSENNDLLRYQRQQPSVQSIGPTATGRSQPVMLLSSEIASNEQLWRSMPVPGVIPVTTARADAEVWADALVEATETSSPTDSRVPWLVTRLFGAGRVFFLATDQTWRWRYKIESQLHGRFWNQMLTAAMQPPYAVRDDYVAIGTDKIDYDSGQSALIRVRLLDNETPFGEGASPNTPATVDALLIRDDQIVATLPMNLDDESRRTYLAQTDSLPPGAYHVRVRASGYDASALKATAPIWVEPSRKGELDRVAVDEDTLKEIASAGGGTYVHESSAEEMLSQLLPLSRGQIIETDTLMWESWWLFVAILGLLAAEWWMRKKVGLV
- a CDS encoding BatA domain-containing protein: MNFLNLGLLAGALAFVVPLAIHLLFRSRYRSMDWGAMFLLQDVVAKNRRRMQWHQWILLALRCAIPILLALAMARPLLSSARALPGSEPLTLILCVDDSRSMQAAGRHDRVRKAATGLIENLSRGDEVIVIRASQLTAAFQRSAPRDALVGLSELPFDGPPSDYVQALDTCLDACKEASHPNRRIVLCGDFQSNCLAAGNQWIDAVEDARVQLDRMTPPPRVDFLNVAQADAMLDNLVVESLDANAPAVLKDRLVNFTAKIRNDSDRSVSRLTGRWFYDGQTVQTATLDIAPRSSSTLSFTHTPETGGDHSLAFAVEHTDAIAADNRRRLAIHVLPQIRVWLVDGNPSNEPLQSETDFLRLALSPFAFASVNESARADQNARSDLVSSRVFSGSRWSPELATQMDTAERPDVIIFANVKQIDSRDDSDNKLLEQFLAHNGKLVFFDGDQVAADQWNNVPWLPAKLDRLITASDVEAVLESENSVTTEEQDRLGFTIQPPRGRQSVWGSLQEAGDGIWEEVRVGRYRRLLIEDSATESTQVLLRTSDQAVLAVRRSNVIQFAIGCDTEWSTLPLRAVYLPMMQQLILDLVGSQESMNVVAGQPMLVPGPTASWTVTSPDGSSSELQFPLDPAPENDAPNISSGVFSDTQIAGIYRFRPKAPTTESSDGPATTLLRVAEIPAFESDLRTLEPSQIETFADRLQARLFDTPEDVVEATATDRFGQEIWRPLMFLVLLVLIAELLWQQFAGRPKSAATAWNAPAASAGSHR
- a CDS encoding trans-sulfuration enzyme family protein; the encoded protein is MNPSKPNAEFRTRAIHVGNEVDPSTGAVVPPIHFASTFRQPGAGEWGQYDYSRSGNPTRTGLQTTLASLENACGTLAFSSGMAAIHAVTMLLESGDHVVAGTDIYGGAYRLLHQICNRSGIEVCLVDVTDLSAIENAITNRTKLIWTESIGNPRMTISDLPAIARLAKSKGILSGVDNTFGTPALLRPLDFGIDIVMHSATKYLGGHSDCLGGTLAVSDSELHDQLYFIQNATGAVLDPMSSFLISRGLKTLDLRIREQSRTALRLAKWLEAHPLVRSVLYPGLTSHDQHNLASQLFGQQQPDEEETHFGAMITFELNASLKQVSKVCQSTELFHLAVSLGAVESLIEQPATMSHASYAPEARAAHGITDSLIRLSVGLESPRDLETDLERAFAAIS
- a CDS encoding DUF58 domain-containing protein, whose amino-acid sequence is MRFPDLFTARDASRAAALQWIARQAVEGLTAGRHRSPHKGSSVEFKEHRPYVPGDELRNIDWRAFGKSDRLYIREFEEETNLRCTLLVDRSGSMQYAGSRALQLTDSRASLGNRKQDYATAIAAAIAYMMLSSQDAVGLMTFDDKISDSLPPRTMPSHLQALLAILASDSGGGETDLGTVIRQAMLKLPRRSLVVLISDGLGDPESLGKSLASLRAQRQEVVFLQILDPDEVDFPFHDRIEFRDLENGDHREIIDSRQIRSRYIESLNRHNATIEAACRRNRVDHAMITTDVPVVDALARFVTLRRGGGISGSLTFPGSVLASSQPNASAEGDSSR